The following are encoded together in the Citrus sinensis cultivar Valencia sweet orange chromosome 1, DVS_A1.0, whole genome shotgun sequence genome:
- the LOC102607560 gene encoding ER membrane protein complex subunit 7 homolog isoform X1, with protein sequence MASIIRSKSVLSVFFINLFLSLVSSAVAVSSGYESGDGFSISGRVKLPGMSLKAFGSPGGKASNVKVVLNGGEHVTFLRPDGYFSFQNMSAGTHLIEVAAIGYFFSPVRVDVSARHPGKVQAALTETRRGLNELVLEPLREEQYYEIREPFSIMSLVKSPMGLMMGFMLVVVFLMPKLMENMDPEEMRRAQEEMRSQGVPSLANLIPGAGRS encoded by the exons ATGGCGTCCATAATCAGATCCAAATCGGTTCTCTCagtatttttcataaatttatttctctctctcgtCTCTTCGGCCGTTGCAGTTTCGAGCGGGTACGA GTCTGGTGATGGCTTCAGCATCAGTGGCCGTGTCAAACTTCCCG GTATGAGTTTGAAAGCATTTGGCTCTCCTGGAGGAAAAGCATCGAATGTGAAAGTTGTACTCAATGGTGGCGAACATGTGACATTTCTGAGGCCTGATGGATATTTTTCATT CCAGAATATGTCAGCAGGGACTCATTTAATTGAAGTGGCTGCAATTGGTTATTTCTTTTCTCCG GTCCGGGTTGATGTTAGTGCCAGACACCCAGGCAAGGTTCAGGCAGCATTGACGGAAACCAGGAGGGGTCTGAATGAATTGGTTTTAGAGCCATTGAGAGAGGAGCAATATTACGAG ATTAGAGAACCTTTTTCCATAATGTCTCTTGTGAAAAGCCCAATGGGTCTCATGATGGGATTTATGCTAGTGGTTGTGTTCCTTATGCctaaattaatggaaaatatGG ATCCTGAGGAGATGAGACGTGCTCAAGAGGAGATGAGGAGCCAAGGGGTGCCCTCACTAGCAAATTTGATACCAGGAGCCGGAAGAAGCTAG
- the LOC102607560 gene encoding ER membrane protein complex subunit 7 homolog isoform X2, whose translation MASIIRSKSVLSVFFINLFLSLVSSAVAVSSGSGDGFSISGRVKLPGMSLKAFGSPGGKASNVKVVLNGGEHVTFLRPDGYFSFQNMSAGTHLIEVAAIGYFFSPVRVDVSARHPGKVQAALTETRRGLNELVLEPLREEQYYEIREPFSIMSLVKSPMGLMMGFMLVVVFLMPKLMENMDPEEMRRAQEEMRSQGVPSLANLIPGAGRS comes from the exons ATGGCGTCCATAATCAGATCCAAATCGGTTCTCTCagtatttttcataaatttatttctctctctcgtCTCTTCGGCCGTTGCAGTTTCGAGCGG GTCTGGTGATGGCTTCAGCATCAGTGGCCGTGTCAAACTTCCCG GTATGAGTTTGAAAGCATTTGGCTCTCCTGGAGGAAAAGCATCGAATGTGAAAGTTGTACTCAATGGTGGCGAACATGTGACATTTCTGAGGCCTGATGGATATTTTTCATT CCAGAATATGTCAGCAGGGACTCATTTAATTGAAGTGGCTGCAATTGGTTATTTCTTTTCTCCG GTCCGGGTTGATGTTAGTGCCAGACACCCAGGCAAGGTTCAGGCAGCATTGACGGAAACCAGGAGGGGTCTGAATGAATTGGTTTTAGAGCCATTGAGAGAGGAGCAATATTACGAG ATTAGAGAACCTTTTTCCATAATGTCTCTTGTGAAAAGCCCAATGGGTCTCATGATGGGATTTATGCTAGTGGTTGTGTTCCTTATGCctaaattaatggaaaatatGG ATCCTGAGGAGATGAGACGTGCTCAAGAGGAGATGAGGAGCCAAGGGGTGCCCTCACTAGCAAATTTGATACCAGGAGCCGGAAGAAGCTAG
- the LOC102607261 gene encoding uncharacterized vacuolar membrane protein YML018C: protein MGWRYRAGLFLISAVVIIWVTSAEVTQDIFSDYKQPFAVTYLGASLMVVYLPVAFLKDWFCNLLKRRSSKSVKDAETLNETSAALNSPMRHRVFEMELQGTFNKKDSELDLSSSEEGMPLVSKLKDDAHKEPTTREIATIGFYIAPIWFVTEYFSNAALARTSVASTTVLSSTSGLFTLFIGAFMGQDTLNVAKVVAVLVSMAGVAMTTLGKTWAADESQFSAANGKRSLVGDLFGLLSAMSYGLFTVLLKKFCGEEGEKIDVQKLFGYIGLFTLVALWWLVWPLTALGIEPKFTIPHSAKMEEVVLANGFVGSVLSDYFWALCVVWTTPLVATLGMSLTIPLAMVADMVIHGRHYSAIYILGSAQVFAGFVIVNVSDRLSKKLGL, encoded by the exons aTGGGTTGGAGATATAGAGCTGGGTTATTTCTGATATCAgctgttgttattatttgggTCACCTCTGCTGAAGTTACTCAG GATATTTTTTCAGACTATAAGCAGCCATTTGCAGTGACATATCTGGGAGCTTCTCTCATGGTAGTTTACCTCCCAGTAGCATTCCTTAAGGATTGGTTTTGTAATTTACTAAAACGTCGCTCGTCTAAAAGTGTTAAAGATGCAGAAACCCTAAATGAGACTTCTGCTGCACTTAATTCTCCTATGAGGCACAGAGTTTTTGAAATGGAGCTTCAAGGAACTTTCAATAAAAAAGACAGTGAACTGGATCTATCATCTTCTGAAGAGGGAATGCCATTGGTTTCTAAACTTAAAGATGATGCACACAAGGAGCCTACTACCAGGGAAATTGCTACTATTGGTTTTTATATTGCCCCAATCTGGTTTGTAACAGAG TATTTTTCAAATGCTGCACTTGCACGTACAAGCGTTGCAAGTACAACAGTGTTATCATCAACCTCAGGACTTTTTACCCTCTTCATTGGAGCTTTTATGGGTCAAGATACATTAAATGTGGCCAAAGTAGTTGCAGTCTTAGTCAGTATGGCTGGTGTTGCCATGACCACTCTTGGAAAAACGTGGGCTGCTGATGAATCACAATTTAGTGCGGc CAATGGGAAGCGCTCACTTGTTGGCGATCTTTTTGGCCTTCTCTCTGCCATGTCATATGGACTATTCACAG TGCTTCTAAAAAAGTTTTGTGGTGAGGAAGGAGAAAAAATTGATGTGCAAAAGTTGTTTGGATATATAGGATTGTTCACACTTGTAGCTCTATGGTGGCTGG TTTGGCCATTGACAGCCTTGGGAATTGAGCCCAAATTTACAATTCCTCATTCAGCTAAAATGGAGGAAGTGGTTCTCGCCAATGGATTTGTTGGAAGTGTGCTTTCAGACTACTTTTG GGCATTATGTGTTGTATGGACCACTCCGCTAGTGGCCACATTAGGAATGTCACTCACCATTCCACTAGCTATGGTGGCAGACATGGTGATTCATGGCCGTCATTATTCAGCAATATACATTCTTGGCTCAGCTCAG GTTTTTGCAGGATTTGTAATAGTAAATGTTTCGGATCGGTTGTCAAAGAAGTTGGGATTATAG
- the LOC102631486 gene encoding bifunctional purple acid phosphatase 26-like: MAVSFAKLVPLFQIMLYLTLLLILNNGTARITSRFIRTEWPSADIPLHNKVFDIPKGHNAPQQVRITQGDYDGKAVIISWVTPNELGSNRVQYGKLEKKYDSSAEGTVTNYTFYKYKSGYIHHCLVDDLEYDTKYYYKIGDGDSSREFWFQTPPKIHPDAPYTFGIIGDLGQTYNSLSTLKHYMQSGGQSVLFLGDLSYADRYEYNDVGIRWDSWGRFIEQSAAYQPWIWSAGNHEIEFMPNMGEVIPFKSYLHRIATPYTASKSTNPLWYAIRRASAHIIVLSSYSPYVKYTPQWWWLREELKKVDREKTPWLIVLMHVPLYSSNVVHYMEGESMRAVFESWFVHSRVDFIFAGHVHAYERSYRISNIHYNFTSGDRYPVPDKSAPVYLTVGDGGNQEGLAGRFLDPQPNYSAFREASYGHSTLEIKNRTHAFYHWNRNDDGNKVTTDSVVFHNQYWSNNLRRRKLKKNHLKPRVEVR; the protein is encoded by the exons ATGGCAGTATCATTTGCGAAGCTGGTGCCATTGTTTCAAATCATGTTGTATTTGACATTACTATTAATCTTGAATAATGGAACTGCGAGGATCACAAGTAGATTCATTCGTACTGAATGGCCATCTGCTGATATCCCTCTCCACAATAAAGTTTTTGACATCCCAAAAGGTCACAATGCGCCTCAACAA GTGCGAATCACTCAAGGGGATTATGATGGAAAGGCTGTGATAATCTCATGGGTTACACCCAATGAACTGGGGTCAAATAGAGTACAATATGGAAAATTAGAGAAGAAATATGATTCTAGTGCTGAAGGCACGGTGACAAACTATACCTTTTACAAATATAAGTCTGGTTACATTCATCATTGCCTTGTCGATGACCTCGAG TATGACACCAAGTACTATTACAAGATAGGAGATGGAGACTCTTCTCGTGAATTTTGGTTCCAAACACCCCCAAAGATTCATCCAGATGCTCCTTATACTTTTGGAATTATTG gtGATTTGGGTCAAACGTATAATTCACTTTCCACTCTCAAGCACTACATGCAGAGCGGGGGACAGTCCGTATTATTTCTTGGTGATCTCTCTTACGCGGATAGGTACGAGTACAACGATGTTGGTATTAGATGGGATTCATGGGGTCGTTTTATTGAGCAAAGTGCTGCATATCAGCCTTGGATTTGGTCAGCTGGGAATCATGAGATAGAGTTCATGCCAAACATG GGGGAGGTTATTCCTTTTAAGTCATATCTACATAGAATAGCTACACCTTATACTGCCTCCAAAAGCACCAATCCACTATGGTATGCTATTCGACGGGCATCTGCTCATATCATTGTCCTATCCAGCTATTCTCCTTATG TGAAATACACACCTCAATGGTGGTGGCTGAGGGAAGAGCTAAAAAAGGTGGACAGGGAGAAGACACCTTGGCTTATTGTTCTCATGCATGTTCCGCTCTACAGTAGTAATGTGGTGCACTACATGGAAGGTGAAAGTATGCGAGCTGTATTTGAGAGCTGGTTTGTCCATTCCAGGGTCGACTTCATCTTTGCCGGCCATGTTCATGCCTATGAAAGATCA TACCGCATATCAAATATACACTACAATTTCACAAGTGGTGACCGTTATCCTGTACCTGACAAATCAGCTCCGGTTTATTTAACAGTGGGAGATGGAGGAAATCAGGAAGGTCTTGCTGGAAG GTTTTTAGACCCGCAACCAAATTATTCAGCATTCCGTGAAGCCAGTTATGGTCATTCTACATTGGAGATTAAGAATAGAACTCATGCATTCTATCACTGGAACCGGAATGATGATGGGAATAAAGTAACTACAGATTCTGTAGTATTCCACAACCAGTACTG GTCAAACAATCTGCGGAGGAGAAAACTCAAGAAGAATCATCTAAAGCCGAGAGTTGAAGTCCGTTGA
- the LOC102631178 gene encoding synaptotagmin-4, whose product MSFLYGMFFGISFGIGLMVAYARYENVRSRRRAELANIVAAFSRMTVQDSRKLIPPEFYPPWVVFQQRQKLNWLNYQLDKLWPFINEAASELIRSNVEPILEQYRPSILASLSFSKLTLGTVAPQFTGVAIVESESGEEGITMELEMQWDGNPNIVLDIRTRVGVGLPVQVKNIGFTGVFRLIFKPLVDEFPCFGAVAYSLREKKDLDFTLKVVGGDISSIPGISDAIEETIIDAIEDSITWPVRQIIPILPGDYSDLELKPCGTLDVKLVQAKELTNKDLIGKSDPFVVIFVRPLRDRMKTSKTINNELNPIWNEHFEFTVEDASTQHLTVRVFDDEGPMLAPEIIGIAQIALKELEPGKVKDVWLKLVKDVKVQRDTKNRGQVHLELLYCPFGTESSLKNPFNSDYSLTTLEKSLKSETSRAEAAELGKIATQKKSDVIVRGVLSITVIAAENLPKVDLIGKADPFVVLQLKKAGNRAKTRVAHDTLNPVWNQTFDFVVEDGQHEMLILDVYDHDTFGKDKMGKCIMTLTRVMMEGEIQDSFHIDGTKSGKLFLNLKWTPQLVLRDSS is encoded by the exons ATGTCTTTCTTATATGGCATGTTTTTTGGGATCTCCTTCGGGATTGGATTGATGGTCGCGTATGCTCGTTATGAGAACGTTCGATCCCGCCGTCGCGCTGAACTC GCAAACATAGTGGCTGCATTTTCCCGGATGACAGTCCAAGATTCAAGAAAACTCATTCCTCCTGAATTTTATCCTCCATGGGTTGTTTTTCAACAGAGACAGAAG TTAAATTGGCTTAATTATCAACTTGACAAACTTTGGCCATTCATTAATGAG GCAGCATCAGAGCTGATAAGAAGCAATGTTGAGCCTATTCTTGAACAATACAGACCAAGTATCTTAGCCTCTCTCAGCTTTTCAAAATTGACCCTTGGTACTGTGGCTCCACAGTTTACAG GAGTTGCCATAGTAGAGAGTGAAAGCGGAGAAGAGGGAATTACAATGGAATTGGAGATGCAGTGGGATGGTAACCCAAATATTGTACTTGATATTCGAACAAGAGTTGGTGTAGGACTTCCTGTGCAG GTGAAGAATATTGGATTCACTGGGGTTTTCAGGTTGATCTTCAAACCACTGGTAGATGAGTTTCCTTGTTTTGGAGCTGTTGCTTATTCATTGAGAGAAAAG AAAGATCTGGATTTCACACTTAAAGTTGTTGGTGGCGATATATCATCAATCCCTGGGATCTCTGATGCTATTGAG GAAACAATTATAGATGCTATTGAAGACTCAATAACATGGCCTGTTCGACAAATTATACCTATATTACCCGGGGATTACAG TGACTTGGAGTTGAAGCCTTGTGGCACATTAGATGTGAAGCTTGTGCAAGCCAAGGAGTTAACAAATAAAGACCTTATCGGGAAATCTGATCCTTTTGTTGTGATATTTGTGCGTCCACTGCGTGACAGAATGAAAACCAGCAAAACAATT AACAATGAACTGAACCCAATCTGGAATGAGCACTTTGAATTCACAGTTGAAGATGCTTCAACTCAACACTTGACAGTAAGAgtctttgatgatgaaggaCCAATGCTGGCCCCTGAAATTATTGGTATTGCTCAAATAGCACTAAAAGAACTTGAGCCTGGTAAAGTGAAGGATGTATGGTTGAAACTGGTCAAGGATGTTAAGGTCCAGAGAGATACCAAAAACAGGGGTCAG GTGCATCTTGAGCTGTTATACTGTCCTTTTGGCACAGAGAGCAGCCTTAAGAATCCTTTCAACTCCGACTACTCATTGACCACATTGGAGAAGAGCCTTAAGAGTGAAACAAGTAGAGCGGAAGCTGCTGAGCTTGGAAAGATTGCAACTCAAAAGAAAAGTGACGTTATTGTGAGAGGAGTATTATCCATTACAGTGATAGCTGCTGAAAACTTGCCGAAAGTAGATTTGATAGGAAAGGCTGATCCCTTTGTTGTCCTTCAACTGAAGAAAGCTGGAAACAGAGCGAAGACTAGG GTTGCACACGACACCCTGAATCCAGTTTGGAATCAGACATTTGACTTTGTTGTGGAGGATGGACAGCATGAAATGTTAATTTTGGATGTTTATGACCATGACACCTTTGGGAAG GACAAAATGGGGAAATGCATCATGACACTCACTAGGGTCATGATGGAAGGCGAAATTCAAGACAGTTTCCATATAGATGGCACTAAATCAGGGAAACTTTTTTTGAATCTCAAGTGGACTCCTCAGCTGGTTCTCCGTGACTCCTCTTGA